Sequence from the Mangrovibacterium diazotrophicum genome:
TAAAATTTTCCCCATTGGTCGTACACGGCTGTTCCTTCAACCGTGTTTTTGTCGATTGCGATAATTCGCTCCGTTTTTGCGGTGGCGGGTCCCGGTTTATAGTAACAATTTACAATGTTCACATTCATGCCTTCTGCACCGTAGCAGCTGTTATTGCCCCAGTTGTAGATGACGTTATTTCGAAGGTCTACGTTATCGGTCAATGCAAATATATCGCCGGCATATTCGCCCAAGCGAGGATTTCGGCTATCATGGTGTGCCAGTAAATTGTGGTGAAACGAAGCATTTTTACCACCCCAAACGCCACCGTAACCGTGCGCTCCTTTGTCGTGAACCGAATTGCGTAACGATTCGGAAATGATGGACCATTGCAGGCTGAAGTTCTCGTTCTGGTAAAACGAGACACATTCATCGGTGGACCAGCTCATGGAACAGTGGTCGACGATGATGTTTTTATGGAATCGTCCTCCCAAGGCGTCAGCTTCCTGTTGTGCGGCATCACCCATCCGAAAACGCATGAAGCGAATAATGATATTGTCGGCACTGGTTACCACTGGATAGTCGCGAATGGTGATGCCATCGCCAGGAGCTGTTTGCCCTGCAATTGTAATGTCGGGATTGGTGATTTTAAGTTCTGATTTTAGTTGAATGGTTCCCGAAACCTGGAAGATCACGATACGTGCACCCAACTGTTCAACCGCATAACGTAGTGACCCCGGCAGGGAGTTATCTTCGAGATTTGTTACGTAGATGACGCGACCACCGCGGCCACCCGTCACATATTTCCCATGTCCCTCCGCCCCCGGAAAAGCAGGGAGCTGTTCCGGTTCTTCAACTTCGGTGTTTCCAACGTAGATTGTACCTGCACCTTCGAAGTAATCCGGATTCGAAGTGGCCGAAAAACTTCCTTCAGTATAACTGGTGCCGTTTAAAATGAATTCCTGTACAAACACATTGGAGGTGAGCTTCGCTTTCGAACTGCCAAGCAGATCCATTGTCAGTTTGTCGCCTGCGCAATTTTCATTGGCAAAAATCACCCGATTGTTTTTATCGGCGACGATTTTCCCTGCACCAAAGGCATTGGCAACTTTACCTTCAATTTCGGTGATGTAGTTTTCACTGGGGTATTTCTTACTTCCGGAGCTGAGGTTCCAGACTCCCGTAAAGTTGCTGTTATCTCCATTCAATACCAATGTGCCGGTATTGACGGTGCCTTTTCCGTTGTTTATTGGCGTAATGGTGTCGGTTCCCGAAATCGGCCCCCCCAGCGTAAGCGCACTTCCGGCAGAGTTGCCACTCTCCATAGTCAGTTCGATGTCGCCGTTCAGCGTTAGCGGGGCATTTAAGCTCATACCTGTTCCGCCTGTGTTGTAATTCAAATTGGTTGCGTCGTCCATGGTGATGGTTCCGGTGGCGGAATGGTCTCCCCGCATGCGAATATTACCGGGAGCGTGGATATTCAGATTGGCCGGAAACACGGTCGAGGTGGTTTCTATTTGAATGGAACACTCAACCGTTTCACCGGCTTCGGGCATTAATGCCGGGGTGAAGTTGCCCGGTTCATCCCAGGTTCCGCTAATGGCACCGGTGAACGTAAATACGTCTGGTCGGCCAACCAATACGGATCCGGTTCCGCTGATTAGATCAGGAGTCGTTGTTGAATTGTATGTGCCAACCGCCTGCATCGATCCCTCAATGAAGAATTCACTTGTTGTTAAAGTGGCATTCAGAGATAGTTTCGCCCCGGTTTGTACAGACAAGCTTGATGTTGGCAAAAAGGCATTGTTGTTTGAGACGATCAGCTCTCCGGTAGAACTTACTTGAAGATCACCTTTGCCGAGTGAAGAAGCCGTTGCTCCTTCAAGTTGACCTTCTTCCACCAGGATCGCTCCGCTAAAAGCTGAATTGTCAGCATTTAGAATCAGTCTTCCAGAGCCTTGTTTTATGAGTTTGTGCACACCGGTTAGCTGTGCATCGAGCGTCAATGTGCCCGCGATATTGAAAATGACAGAATCTTTAGTTGCAATTTTCCCACCGAGCGTACCCGCTGTGGCTGTTTGAATTTTCCCACCGTTGACCGCCATATAATTTACGGTGTTCACTCCGCTAACGAAAAGTTTGGTAGTGTCGTTGAGGTTGAGGTCTGCACTAAAGGTTCCTCCGTTCGCTTCGATGGTGTCTTTCCCGCTCACAGTTGCTAATTCGCCTGCGGCTGGCGTGCCTTCGGGATTCCAGTTACTGGCAGCAAGCCATCCTAAATCAGTGCCAGTGCCGATCCATTCATAACTGGTCACCAGAGGTGCTTCAGCTGTTGGATCCCAATTGTCGATGCCGGCTAAGACTTTTTGTGCCGTATAGTTTTCGGCTTCACTGGTAGTGAGTGAGCGCAGTCCGACCCAGGCAGCACGTCCGCTCATATCTGCTCCGGCTCCGGTATTTAGGTATTCGTAAAGGTGAAGGTCGGTACTTGTTGAGGCGTAGTCCATATTCCAGGTGTCGCCCCAGCCTTCGGGATTAATCATTTCAGTCATTTGGCAATAGAGCCAGGCAACTTTGGGGTAGTTATGCCAGGGACGGCCCAAGCGGATCAATTGTCCATCGTCTCCTGCGCGGGGACTGCCAGATGCATACGTGACATTGCAGTTCGAAAATACAAATCCGTAGGTCTGGCTTTGAGCCGTTGAAGGCGCTGTAATCCAGCCTCCGCCATAACTTCTTATTTCACAAGCTTCGAAAAAGGCAATTCCGCCGCCGTAAATATAGTCTGTTCGTCCGCTGATAAGGCAGTTTTTAAAATAGCATCGCTTTCCATCGTTCCAAAACCAAATGGTGTCTTGGTAACCTAACAGATTACAATTGATGAAAATGTTTTTATCGCCTCTGATTGTCAGTGCCTGTGCTTGTCCAACCGGTCCGGCCGTATTCCGGATGGTCATATTTTCGACTTTAAAATTATCCGCTAAAACGGTGAGCGTAGCAGACGATGTGATATTGTCGCCCGTCCACAAAGCTACGTCTTCCGTTGGGCATTTCCCGGCGGAGCAGTCGTAGATGTGATAA
This genomic interval carries:
- a CDS encoding pectinesterase family protein, whose amino-acid sequence is MKFLCFTVLLLSLLLVSSTTPAQVTAGNADIVVALDGSGDFTKIQDAIDAVANNSDRTTTIYIKRGTYNTEKLIVPSEKKNIALIGESRDETIISYHIYDCSAGKCPTEDVALWTGDNITSSATLTVLADNFKVENMTIRNTAGPVGQAQALTIRGDKNIFINCNLLGYQDTIWFWNDGKRCYFKNCLISGRTDYIYGGGIAFFEACEIRSYGGGWITAPSTAQSQTYGFVFSNCNVTYASGSPRAGDDGQLIRLGRPWHNYPKVAWLYCQMTEMINPEGWGDTWNMDYASTSTDLHLYEYLNTGAGADMSGRAAWVGLRSLTTSEAENYTAQKVLAGIDNWDPTAEAPLVTSYEWIGTGTDLGWLAASNWNPEGTPAAGELATVSGKDTIEANGGTFSADLNLNDTTKLFVSGVNTVNYMAVNGGKIQTATAGTLGGKIATKDSVIFNIAGTLTLDAQLTGVHKLIKQGSGRLILNADNSAFSGAILVEEGQLEGATASSLGKGDLQVSSTGELIVSNNNAFLPTSSLSVQTGAKLSLNATLTTSEFFIEGSMQAVGTYNSTTTPDLISGTGSVLVGRPDVFTFTGAISGTWDEPGNFTPALMPEAGETVECSIQIETTSTVFPANLNIHAPGNIRMRGDHSATGTITMDDATNLNYNTGGTGMSLNAPLTLNGDIELTMESGNSAGSALTLGGPISGTDTITPINNGKGTVNTGTLVLNGDNSNFTGVWNLSSGSKKYPSENYITEIEGKVANAFGAGKIVADKNNRVIFANENCAGDKLTMDLLGSSKAKLTSNVFVQEFILNGTSYTEGSFSATSNPDYFEGAGTIYVGNTEVEEPEQLPAFPGAEGHGKYVTGGRGGRVIYVTNLEDNSLPGSLRYAVEQLGARIVIFQVSGTIQLKSELKITNPDITIAGQTAPGDGITIRDYPVVTSADNIIIRFMRFRMGDAAQQEADALGGRFHKNIIVDHCSMSWSTDECVSFYQNENFSLQWSIISESLRNSVHDKGAHGYGGVWGGKNASFHHNLLAHHDSRNPRLGEYAGDIFALTDNVDLRNNVIYNWGNNSCYGAEGMNVNIVNCYYKPGPATAKTERIIAIDKNTVEGTAVYDQWGKFYIDGNVMTASERATSDNWTYGVYNQYHSKYGTVSDEDKAAMKLDAPHPFGEVTTQTAEIAYAKILQYGGASLVRDAVDTRVLSDVKNGNATYMDGGNGSTNGIIDTQTAVGGWPVLNSLPARTDTDLDGMPDDWENANSLDPNDANDAQLKSVDGIYPNIEVYINSLVADIVENQNTTDISTGLTTLQKQQDTFIAYFNNSTNQLNLQHDSKIRQVELFDITGKKQLIQKPNGNPIYIQLSKQLSGVYIIRILDEENNWLSQKIMIANQ